In Nymphalis io chromosome 11, ilAglIoxx1.1, whole genome shotgun sequence, one genomic interval encodes:
- the LOC126771789 gene encoding mitochondrial coenzyme A diphosphatase NUDT8-like: protein MSLSPHFLLSNLAREKCVAKLKDIPAFVRPDVKPKVKAAVLVPLFVRNGELHILYTLRSSNLKSHSGQVSFPGGKIEENEKVIDAALRETYEEIGLPANSVDVWCEMSPVQGRDRNILITPVVGVIKDLLFNNLNPNVHEVEEIFSVPLSTFCDTANHAHFQYEGILLPVFSHGKHKIWGITGFITHFFLQCFLPSDLYNVDFTRKGYTLEELMPSKL from the coding sequence ATGTCTTTATCTCCACATTTTTTGCTGTCAAATTTAGCGCGCGAGAAGTGTGTAGCTAAGTTAAAAGATATACCAGCGTTTGTAAGACCAGATGTAAAACCAAAAGTAAAAGCTGCTGTTCTGGTTCCGCTTTTCGTGCGTAACGGAgaattacatattttgtatacacTCCGATCATCGAATTTGAAAAGTCACAGTGGTCAAGTATCATTCCCAGGTGGaaaaatagaagaaaatgaGAAAGTAATAGATGCTGCTTTACGAGAAACATATGAAGAAATTGGATTACCTGCTAATTCGGTCGATGTCTGGTGTGAGATGTCTCCAGTCCAAGGTCGTGACCGAAACATACTGATAACTCCAGTGGTTGGTGTGATAAAAGATCTTCTTTTCAATAACTTAAATCCTAATGTACATGAAGTAGAGGAAATTTTCTCAGTACCTTTATCAACATTCTGTGATACTGCTAATCATGCTCACTTTCAGTACGAAGGTATTTTATTACCAGTATTTTCGCACGGAAAACATAAAATTTGGGGCATTACTGGGTTCATAACTCACTTTTTTCTGCAATGCTTTTTACCAAGTGATTTATATAATGTGGATTTTACTCGAAAGGGTTATACCTTAGAGGAACTTATGCCATCAAAATTGTAA